From Echinicola jeungdonensis, the proteins below share one genomic window:
- a CDS encoding DeoR/GlpR family DNA-binding transcription regulator, translating into MKKTAQRRSRILEILEEKGQVNVFELSRSMGVSEVTIRNDLSNLERNKMLIRAHGGAFKPRSLNLPVSDKRKINLEKKRQIGKKAISQIAEKDSIILDSGSTTYEISKNLGGFNALKVISNSLDIIHQLAGFEQLEVLVPGGFLRDFSMSLVGPMAIRNFKQLDCQKLFLGVDGVKADVGFFTQQIEEAYLNQIMIEVAQEVIVVADSSKFNKSSLAFIAGFDKINKVITDAEIEHHQSKMLERNDVELIVAD; encoded by the coding sequence ATGAAAAAAACAGCGCAACGGAGGTCCAGGATATTGGAGATTTTGGAAGAGAAGGGTCAGGTCAATGTTTTTGAACTCAGTCGCTCTATGGGGGTTAGTGAGGTCACAATCAGGAATGATCTTTCTAATTTGGAAAGGAATAAAATGCTAATACGGGCTCATGGCGGGGCATTTAAGCCAAGGAGCTTGAATCTGCCAGTTTCTGATAAGAGAAAAATCAACCTGGAAAAAAAGCGTCAAATCGGGAAAAAAGCCATTAGTCAAATTGCTGAGAAAGATTCCATAATCCTGGATTCAGGTTCTACCACTTATGAGATTTCAAAAAATCTGGGAGGTTTTAATGCACTTAAGGTGATTAGTAATTCCCTGGATATTATTCATCAATTGGCAGGTTTTGAGCAATTGGAGGTGTTGGTTCCCGGAGGATTTTTAAGGGATTTTTCCATGTCTTTGGTGGGGCCAATGGCCATAAGAAATTTTAAACAACTGGATTGTCAAAAATTATTTCTGGGTGTGGATGGGGTGAAAGCTGATGTAGGTTTTTTTACCCAACAAATTGAAGAAGCTTATTTAAACCAGATCATGATAGAAGTGGCCCAAGAAGTGATCGTAGTTGCTGACTCTTCAAAGTTTAATAAATCCAGTTTGGCATTTATAGCAGGCTTTGATAAAATCAATAAAGTAATCACAGATGCTGAAATAGAACATCATCAATCAAAAATGCTTGAGAGAAATGATGTGGAGTTGATTGTTGCGGATTAA
- the modA gene encoding molybdate ABC transporter substrate-binding protein — protein MSCQQKPTEKITIATAANMQFAMKALTEAFKEYHQIDCELIISSSGKLTAQIKEGAPYDVFVGANMKYPEAIFQSGLAAHSPRIYAKGKLVLWTMDEEIEVSLDILSFPEIDHIALANPKTAPYGIAAMDVLNHYQLIDQVKEKLVYGESIAQTNQFITSKAAKIGFTAMSVVLSPEMKGKGKWLEIDPSTYRSIDQGVVLLKKEGKDIKDAQLFYDFLFSSEAHKILNDYGYLVE, from the coding sequence TTGTCGTGCCAGCAAAAACCCACCGAAAAAATCACTATTGCCACAGCAGCCAATATGCAATTTGCCATGAAGGCTTTGACAGAGGCATTTAAAGAATACCATCAAATAGATTGTGAACTAATTATTAGCTCTTCAGGGAAATTGACAGCCCAAATCAAAGAGGGCGCCCCATACGATGTTTTTGTGGGAGCAAATATGAAATATCCCGAGGCCATTTTTCAAAGTGGTCTGGCAGCCCATTCACCCAGAATTTATGCAAAAGGGAAATTGGTTCTTTGGACCATGGATGAGGAGATCGAAGTCTCTTTGGACATCCTGTCTTTTCCTGAAATTGACCATATTGCCCTGGCCAACCCCAAAACAGCACCCTATGGAATTGCTGCAATGGACGTATTGAACCACTATCAACTTATTGATCAGGTAAAGGAGAAATTGGTATATGGAGAAAGCATTGCGCAAACCAACCAGTTCATCACTTCTAAAGCAGCAAAAATTGGCTTTACGGCTATGTCTGTGGTTTTATCGCCGGAAATGAAAGGTAAAGGCAAATGGCTGGAGATCGATCCCAGCACTTACCGGTCAATTGATCAGGGTGTGGTTTTGCTAAAAAAAGAAGGCAAGGATATTAAGGATGCCCAGCTGTTTTATGATTTTCTTTTTTCATCAGAAGCCCACAAAATTTTAAATGATTATGGTTATTTGGTGGAATAA
- a CDS encoding acyl carrier protein, translating into MNKEQLIAKLKPIIEPYVQDEEAFKNLSEDTDFVNDLKINSANLVDVILDIEDEFDIRLENEDMEQMLNVKSAISIVTSKLNY; encoded by the coding sequence ATGAATAAGGAACAATTAATTGCCAAATTAAAACCTATAATTGAACCCTATGTTCAAGATGAGGAAGCTTTCAAAAACTTATCCGAAGACACGGATTTTGTGAACGACCTCAAGATAAACTCAGCAAATCTTGTGGATGTCATTTTAGATATTGAGGACGAATTTGATATTCGATTGGAGAATGAGGATATGGAGCAAATGCTAAACGTAAAATCCGCCATAAGCATTGTTACTTCAAAACTTAACTACTAA
- a CDS encoding 4'-phosphopantetheinyl transferase family protein: MVGNDIVDLNEAQHASNWQRERFLNKIFTELEQRYIKDAINPFRMVWRLWSIKEASYKLYTQIYPSRFYNPMGFECTIENNSETARFGDFQCFVETMETSNYIISEARLNKQKLSSEIVKFKTTCQKEQSEELKTRLLNYVGSAYQLKKNEIEIPTLSNGKEQFNVSLTHHGSYGAFVID; encoded by the coding sequence ATGGTCGGTAATGACATTGTTGATCTTAATGAAGCGCAGCATGCTTCAAATTGGCAACGGGAGAGATTCTTAAACAAAATATTTACGGAATTGGAACAGAGGTATATCAAGGATGCCATAAACCCATTTCGCATGGTATGGCGATTATGGAGCATAAAAGAAGCCTCTTACAAACTATACACTCAAATATATCCAAGCCGTTTTTATAATCCCATGGGATTTGAATGTACTATTGAGAATAATTCCGAAACCGCAAGATTCGGAGATTTCCAATGTTTTGTGGAAACAATGGAGACCTCAAACTATATAATCTCTGAAGCAAGATTGAATAAACAAAAGTTGAGCTCTGAAATCGTAAAATTTAAAACTACTTGTCAAAAGGAGCAGAGTGAAGAACTAAAAACAAGACTACTAAATTATGTTGGTAGCGCTTACCAGCTAAAAAAGAACGAAATAGAAATTCCTACATTGAGTAATGGAAAAGAACAGTTCAATGTAAGCTTGACCCATCACGGAAGTTATGGTGCCTTTGTAATAGATTAA
- a CDS encoding VOC family protein, translated as MQKITPCLWFDENAAEAVNFYISALKNSKKGKAAYYDNASYEASEKQKGNFLTQEFTLEGHNFLALNAGPQFKFNPSISFFVNCSSTAEVDELWQKLKENGSILMPLGQYPFSKRYGWLQDQFGLSWQIMEVGEEKATQKIIPNLLFVGDQYGKAEEAMEFYTGIFEDSNIGHIYRYEKEEAPDQEGKIKYADFHLANQEFIAMESALSHQFSFNEAVSFIVNCQTQKEIDFYWNKLSAFPDSEQCGWLKDKFGVSWQVVPTVLPELLNDPDKEKAEKAMQAMMQMKKLEIKKLKEAFNS; from the coding sequence ATGCAAAAAATAACTCCTTGTTTATGGTTTGATGAAAATGCTGCTGAAGCCGTAAATTTCTATATTTCAGCATTAAAAAATTCAAAAAAAGGAAAGGCGGCCTATTATGACAATGCCTCCTATGAAGCTTCTGAAAAACAAAAGGGAAATTTTTTAACCCAGGAATTCACATTGGAAGGCCATAATTTCCTGGCCTTAAATGCAGGCCCCCAATTTAAGTTCAATCCCTCAATATCCTTTTTTGTGAATTGTTCCTCCACCGCTGAAGTGGATGAGCTTTGGCAAAAGCTGAAAGAAAATGGGTCTATTCTTATGCCCTTAGGTCAGTACCCCTTTAGCAAGAGATATGGATGGTTACAAGATCAATTCGGGCTTTCATGGCAAATTATGGAAGTTGGGGAAGAAAAAGCTACCCAAAAAATCATTCCCAACCTTTTATTTGTAGGGGATCAATATGGAAAGGCCGAAGAAGCAATGGAATTTTATACTGGAATATTTGAAGATTCAAATATTGGTCATATCTACCGATACGAAAAAGAGGAAGCTCCCGACCAAGAAGGAAAAATCAAATATGCCGACTTCCACCTCGCTAATCAGGAATTTATTGCCATGGAAAGTGCGCTTTCCCATCAATTCTCCTTTAATGAAGCCGTTTCTTTTATAGTGAACTGCCAAACTCAAAAAGAAATAGATTTTTATTGGAATAAGCTTTCTGCATTTCCGGACTCAGAACAATGCGGATGGCTAAAAGACAAGTTTGGGGTTTCCTGGCAAGTAGTACCCACGGTTTTACCTGAATTGCTAAATGATCCTGACAAAGAAAAAGCTGAAAAAGCCATGCAGGCCATGATGCAAATGAAGAAACTGGAAATTAAAAAATTAAAAGAGGCCTTCAATTCTTAA
- the hutH gene encoding histidine ammonia-lyase: MLSIGSVAPYHVIENKSLSVSDLMEIIQSRKPVLLSEEISNKIVRCREYLDNKITRDESALYYGVNTGFGYLQQVGINKEEIQKLQFNLLQSHACGTGEKVPLELVKLMLLTKIYSLSQGYSGVQLDTLHRLIDFYNNDILPVVYTQGSLGASGDLAPLSHLSLPVIGLGEVSFQGKTYSTEVVLKKFGWKPITLQSKEGLSLINGTQFMLAYGMHCIYHAQRLFDWADLIAAISLEAFNCNVQPFHPLIHEIRPHEGQLATAKTINKYLKGSQITQAKGKQVQDPYSFRCIPQVHGASRDTLGFVQKTFEIEINSVTDNPNIFPEEDQILAGGNFHGQPLALGFDFLAIAMAEMGSISERRTYQLLTGKRGLPLFLVDDPGLHSGLMIPQYTAASVVSENKQLCTPASVDSIVSSNGQEDHVSMGANGATKCLRVLQNLEKILAIELLTSAQALEFRKPVKSSAVVEKVVDLFRKEVEFTKQDKVLAPEIQKSIDFLQKVELSSLISS, from the coding sequence GTGTTAAGTATTGGTTCCGTGGCACCTTATCATGTTATAGAAAATAAGTCTCTTTCTGTGAGCGACTTGATGGAAATTATTCAATCTAGAAAGCCGGTTTTACTTTCTGAGGAAATCTCCAATAAAATAGTGCGTTGCCGGGAATATTTGGACAACAAAATCACCCGGGATGAATCTGCCCTTTATTATGGGGTCAATACTGGATTTGGATACTTACAACAGGTGGGTATCAATAAGGAGGAAATCCAAAAACTTCAGTTCAATCTTTTGCAGTCGCATGCCTGTGGCACTGGGGAAAAGGTTCCCCTGGAATTGGTTAAGTTGATGTTGCTTACAAAAATATATTCACTTTCCCAAGGTTATTCAGGTGTCCAGCTGGATACCCTCCATAGGCTAATTGATTTTTATAACAATGATATTCTGCCAGTGGTATATACGCAGGGCTCATTAGGTGCTTCCGGGGATTTAGCTCCCTTGTCCCATCTGAGTCTACCCGTGATCGGTTTGGGTGAAGTTTCTTTTCAAGGAAAAACCTATTCCACAGAGGTTGTATTAAAAAAGTTCGGCTGGAAACCCATTACACTGCAGTCTAAAGAGGGGCTATCCCTGATAAATGGTACCCAGTTTATGCTGGCTTATGGGATGCATTGTATTTACCATGCCCAACGGCTTTTTGATTGGGCGGATTTAATTGCAGCTATTTCCCTTGAGGCTTTTAATTGTAATGTTCAGCCTTTTCATCCATTAATTCATGAGATTCGCCCTCATGAAGGGCAATTGGCAACTGCTAAAACCATTAATAAGTACCTAAAGGGAAGCCAAATTACCCAGGCTAAAGGAAAACAGGTGCAGGACCCTTATTCTTTCCGTTGCATCCCTCAAGTCCATGGGGCTTCCAGAGATACTTTAGGGTTTGTTCAAAAAACCTTTGAAATAGAAATCAATTCGGTAACCGATAACCCAAATATTTTTCCCGAGGAAGATCAGATTTTGGCAGGAGGCAATTTTCATGGACAACCGTTGGCCTTGGGTTTTGATTTTTTGGCTATTGCCATGGCCGAAATGGGGAGTATTTCAGAAAGGAGGACTTATCAGTTATTGACCGGAAAGCGAGGGCTCCCTTTGTTTTTGGTTGATGATCCGGGCTTGCATTCTGGATTAATGATTCCCCAATACACTGCTGCCAGTGTGGTAAGTGAAAATAAACAGCTTTGTACTCCGGCATCAGTAGATTCCATTGTTTCCTCTAATGGTCAGGAAGACCATGTCAGCATGGGAGCCAATGGGGCTACCAAATGTCTTCGAGTACTCCAAAATTTGGAAAAAATTTTGGCTATAGAACTCTTGACATCGGCTCAGGCCCTGGAATTTAGAAAACCGGTAAAAAGCTCTGCTGTAGTGGAAAAGGTAGTGGATTTATTTAGGAAAGAGGTTGAATTTACAAAACAGGATAAAGTATTAGCTCCAGAGATTCAAAAATCCATTGATTTCCTTCAAAAGGTAGAATTGAGCAGTCTAATATCCTCCTAA
- a CDS encoding beta-ketoacyl-[acyl-carrier-protein] synthase family protein → MSHRVVITGLGVIAPNGVGISQFTEALKNGTSGITFHQQLKDLNFSCQIGGVPNITDELQSKYFTDLQLRGFNSSGILYGFIAGIDAWKDAGFQVNPNSKLDYDTGLIFGTGTSGVEKFREAIYKLDDGNVRRLGSTVVLQTMASGISAYLNGMLGLGNQVTTNSSACTTGTESVLMGYDRIKSGKAKRMLVGSCSDYGPYVWGGFDAMHVMTYRYNDNPEKGSRPMSASASGFVPGSGAGALVLESLESALERGANIYAEVLGGDVNSGGQRQGGTLTAPNPEAVQRCIRNALKNADVSSSKIDAINGHLTATSKDAIEIENWTKALGRKHQDFPLINSTKSLVGHCLAAAGSIECVASIVQLKEQFIAPNINCEDLHDNIKELIDVSRVPTQSIVCNLQVIAKASFGFGDVNACVLFKRFIP, encoded by the coding sequence ATGAGTCATCGCGTTGTCATAACAGGACTAGGAGTCATAGCACCAAACGGTGTCGGTATTTCCCAATTCACGGAAGCGCTAAAAAATGGAACCTCGGGAATCACATTTCATCAACAATTAAAAGACCTTAACTTTTCTTGCCAAATAGGTGGTGTTCCAAACATTACCGATGAATTACAATCAAAATATTTTACAGATTTACAATTAAGGGGATTTAATAGCTCTGGAATATTATATGGTTTTATTGCAGGTATAGATGCTTGGAAAGATGCAGGATTTCAGGTGAACCCAAATAGCAAACTAGATTATGATACGGGACTCATTTTTGGAACGGGAACATCAGGTGTCGAAAAATTCAGGGAAGCAATTTACAAGCTCGATGATGGGAATGTAAGGCGTTTGGGCAGCACGGTTGTTTTACAGACCATGGCAAGTGGTATTAGTGCTTATTTAAATGGTATGCTTGGGTTGGGCAATCAGGTCACCACAAATTCCTCGGCATGTACAACGGGCACTGAATCCGTTTTAATGGGATATGATCGGATTAAGAGCGGAAAGGCCAAACGTATGCTAGTGGGTAGTTGTAGCGATTACGGACCATATGTTTGGGGAGGCTTTGATGCCATGCATGTTATGACATACAGATACAATGATAATCCAGAAAAAGGTTCGCGACCAATGAGTGCCTCAGCATCAGGTTTCGTTCCTGGAAGTGGCGCAGGAGCTTTGGTTTTGGAATCTTTGGAATCTGCATTGGAACGCGGTGCAAACATTTATGCTGAGGTTTTGGGAGGTGATGTTAATTCTGGAGGCCAACGCCAAGGAGGTACGTTAACTGCGCCAAATCCGGAGGCCGTACAACGGTGTATAAGAAATGCCTTAAAGAATGCAGATGTAAGCTCAAGTAAAATAGATGCCATCAATGGACATCTTACGGCTACTTCCAAGGACGCTATAGAAATTGAAAATTGGACCAAGGCATTAGGAAGAAAACATCAGGATTTCCCCCTTATCAATTCTACCAAATCATTGGTTGGTCATTGTTTGGCCGCTGCGGGATCTATAGAATGTGTTGCCAGTATCGTTCAACTGAAAGAGCAATTTATAGCACCAAATATAAATTGCGAGGATCTGCACGATAACATAAAAGAATTAATAGATGTTTCCAGAGTACCAACGCAATCAATAGTTTGTAATCTTCAAGTTATTGCTAAAGCCAGTTTTGGTTTTGGTGATGTGAATGCTTGTGTTTTATTTAAGCGGTTTATACCGTAA
- a CDS encoding protein-L-isoaspartate(D-aspartate) O-methyltransferase — MDFHWLFILVFILFSQEDPFKEERHEMVKNQLERRGIESTSVLNAMRSVKRHLFVPPQSQKHAYKDSPLPIGYGQTISQPYIVAYMTEIIDPQPDFKVLEIGTGSGYQAAVLGKLVKEVYTIEIVEELGNAAASRLKSTGYDNVKTKVADGYFGWEEHAPFDAIVVTAAAEFIPPPLIKQLKNGGKMIIPVGSPFMTQMLTLVEKKGGKPITKTLFPVRFVPFTRED; from the coding sequence ATGGACTTCCATTGGTTATTTATACTGGTTTTCATTCTCTTTTCCCAGGAAGATCCTTTCAAGGAAGAAAGGCATGAAATGGTCAAAAATCAACTGGAAAGGCGGGGCATTGAATCCACTTCTGTCCTCAATGCCATGCGAAGTGTCAAGCGGCATTTATTTGTTCCCCCGCAATCCCAAAAACATGCCTATAAAGACAGCCCACTACCCATTGGTTACGGGCAAACCATTTCCCAACCCTATATCGTGGCCTATATGACAGAAATCATTGACCCGCAACCCGACTTCAAAGTTTTGGAGATTGGAACCGGTTCAGGGTATCAAGCAGCTGTCCTGGGTAAATTGGTGAAAGAGGTTTATACCATAGAAATAGTCGAAGAATTGGGGAATGCCGCTGCCTCCCGGCTAAAATCCACAGGCTATGATAATGTAAAAACCAAGGTGGCTGATGGTTATTTTGGCTGGGAAGAACATGCCCCATTTGATGCCATTGTGGTGACAGCCGCAGCAGAATTTATCCCCCCACCATTAATCAAACAACTCAAAAATGGAGGAAAAATGATTATACCGGTTGGCTCCCCTTTTATGACACAGATGTTGACTTTGGTAGAAAAAAAAGGAGGCAAGCCTATTACCAAAACCCTATTCCCGGTCAGGTTTGTGCCTTTCACAAGAGAAGATTAA
- a CDS encoding LysR substrate-binding domain-containing protein, with amino-acid sequence MEIRQLVDEVFILPTRSDGELYYRQQLSICEDQGFTHETVHGHTVLNSVTHGLGITFLPSSFAKFSNARVKFVEMDKIPKKLKLLHYGTRETPIPVFQNSYPLSIN; translated from the coding sequence ATGGAAATCCGTCAATTGGTTGACGAAGTATTTATCTTGCCCACACGGTCTGACGGGGAACTGTATTACAGGCAACAATTAAGCATTTGCGAGGATCAAGGTTTCACCCACGAAACTGTGCATGGGCATACGGTCTTAAATTCGGTAACACATGGGTTGGGGATAACTTTTCTCCCAAGTTCTTTTGCGAAATTTTCCAATGCCAGGGTGAAATTTGTTGAAATGGATAAAATCCCCAAAAAGCTGAAATTACTGCATTATGGAACCAGAGAAACCCCAATCCCAGTCTTCCAAAATTCCTATCCTTTATCAATAAACTGA
- a CDS encoding DUF2490 domain-containing protein — translation MKPLLIFLFTLVFFSSIKESLAQRKEVSTGNQQWFQYYNQIKLDEKWALLTDGGLRTRNNFDEFSQYLIRTGIGFNPSSILSFLVGFAHLGFYNNGSRTRSELRPYQELVINNKLAPISLSHRYRVEERFFRNTSQDNSKSNSFNFRFRYRIMASIPLWESTEHDGKSLSFNVGDEILINAGKDVVYNVFNQNRILIGPAFQLNKTLDFSLTYTHQFSASNAPREYQNSHIFWLGIKHKMDFTSKK, via the coding sequence ATGAAACCATTACTTATTTTCCTATTTACACTGGTGTTTTTTTCAAGTATAAAAGAAAGTCTTGCCCAGAGAAAAGAAGTCAGCACAGGGAACCAACAATGGTTTCAGTATTATAACCAAATAAAGTTGGATGAAAAATGGGCATTGTTAACGGATGGAGGTTTAAGGACGAGGAACAACTTTGATGAATTTTCACAATACCTCATCAGGACAGGTATTGGGTTTAACCCATCTTCCATACTTAGTTTTTTGGTGGGCTTTGCCCACCTTGGCTTTTATAACAATGGCAGTAGGACCAGGTCTGAATTGCGTCCCTATCAGGAGCTGGTTATAAATAACAAACTCGCTCCTATTAGCTTATCCCACAGGTACAGGGTCGAGGAACGTTTTTTCAGGAATACCTCACAAGACAACTCTAAGTCTAACAGTTTCAATTTCCGATTCCGTTATAGAATCATGGCCAGTATTCCGCTTTGGGAATCCACAGAGCATGACGGAAAAAGTCTTTCCTTCAATGTTGGAGATGAAATCTTAATTAATGCAGGAAAGGATGTTGTGTATAATGTTTTTAACCAAAACCGTATTCTAATAGGTCCGGCATTTCAATTAAACAAAACCCTGGATTTCTCCCTGACCTATACCCACCAATTCTCAGCAAGCAATGCCCCACGAGAATATCAAAACAGCCATATATTTTGGCTGGGGATAAAGCATAAAATGGATTTTACATCTAAGAAATAA
- a CDS encoding Gfo/Idh/MocA family protein, with protein MNNGQKGQPGNSRRDFLKKGAIASSILFVPRHVLGGVGFTAPSDQLNIAAIGAGGKGLSDIRNAAVNGRERVVALCDVDFSGSASQAIKDFPKAKLYHDYREMLEKEKDIDAVTISTPDHVHGPAAAFAMERGKHVYVQKPLTHNIREARILTEMARKNKIVSQMGNQGASNPLLSLVQNWIDSDKLGEISKVQVWTNRPVWPQGYAMPEPDPNKKPNDLYWNLWLGPASYRPYTPNLHPFNWRGWWEYGTGALGDVGCHLIDIPFRTLGLKYPKDAECSVGTVFTKMWTPDYHPESCPPSSFITLHFDATEKSKSPIEMTWSDGGIKPSHPEIIPPEHDIGGHQSSNGVLIHGEKGIISTNINDSSPLMPKLYLKDGTTEFGPQTEDGEEPEYGHQRKWVDACKAGFNSQEHLALTSSFDYAGPMTETVLMGNLAIRSYMLRRENANGQFEYYGRKKMLWDGDNMKITNLEAANQFVGRKYREGWEVSK; from the coding sequence ATGAACAATGGACAAAAAGGCCAGCCAGGCAATTCCCGTAGGGATTTCTTAAAAAAAGGAGCCATTGCCTCCTCTATTTTATTTGTCCCCAGGCATGTTTTAGGCGGAGTGGGATTTACTGCTCCCAGTGACCAATTGAATATTGCAGCCATTGGAGCAGGAGGCAAAGGTTTAAGTGACATCAGAAATGCTGCTGTCAATGGCCGTGAAAGGGTGGTCGCCCTTTGTGATGTGGATTTTTCGGGTTCCGCCTCCCAAGCTATAAAGGATTTTCCTAAAGCCAAGCTTTACCACGATTACCGGGAAATGTTAGAAAAGGAAAAGGACATCGACGCGGTTACCATTTCCACCCCAGACCATGTCCATGGGCCGGCTGCTGCTTTTGCTATGGAAAGGGGCAAACACGTCTATGTCCAAAAGCCACTTACTCACAATATCCGGGAAGCAAGAATTTTAACTGAAATGGCCCGAAAAAACAAAATAGTAAGCCAAATGGGCAATCAGGGAGCTTCCAACCCCTTACTCAGTTTGGTGCAAAATTGGATTGACTCGGATAAACTGGGGGAAATTTCAAAAGTCCAGGTCTGGACTAACCGGCCTGTTTGGCCTCAAGGCTACGCAATGCCTGAACCTGACCCAAACAAAAAACCAAATGACTTATACTGGAACCTTTGGCTGGGGCCAGCATCATACAGGCCTTACACACCCAACTTGCATCCCTTCAACTGGAGAGGTTGGTGGGAATATGGAACAGGAGCATTAGGAGATGTAGGCTGCCACCTGATTGATATTCCATTCCGGACTTTGGGACTGAAATATCCCAAAGATGCAGAATGCAGCGTGGGCACCGTTTTCACCAAAATGTGGACCCCTGACTACCACCCGGAAAGCTGTCCTCCCTCTTCTTTTATCACCCTTCATTTTGATGCGACAGAAAAAAGCAAGTCTCCTATTGAGATGACCTGGAGCGATGGCGGCATCAAGCCCAGCCATCCCGAAATCATCCCACCCGAGCATGACATCGGTGGACATCAAAGCAGCAATGGGGTACTGATCCATGGGGAAAAAGGCATCATCTCCACCAATATCAATGATAGCTCTCCCCTAATGCCCAAACTTTATCTCAAGGATGGAACCACCGAATTTGGCCCCCAAACCGAAGATGGTGAAGAACCTGAATATGGCCACCAGCGTAAATGGGTGGATGCCTGCAAAGCGGGATTTAACAGCCAAGAACACCTGGCCCTAACTTCTTCATTTGATTATGCAGGCCCCATGACCGAAACAGTCCTGATGGGAAATTTGGCCATCAGAAGTTATATGTTAAGGCGGGAAAATGCCAATGGGCAATTTGAATATTATGGCAGAAAAAAAATGCTTTGGGATGGAGATAATATGAAAATCACCAATCTGGAAGCCGCCAATCAATTTGTTGGACGGAAATATCGGGAAGGCTGGGAAGTATCAAAATGA